One region of Eleutherodactylus coqui strain aEleCoq1 chromosome 5, aEleCoq1.hap1, whole genome shotgun sequence genomic DNA includes:
- the LRRC74B gene encoding leucine-rich repeat-containing protein 74B isoform X1: MVLSKRFSKDISPTLPSVEEAKDAEEEEVGYSLGGIPSRPPSRPLAHLSRGSVDNKIVPRSARSRSTTEEPQKQDINEDIPTREETEETVPDKQPKHSTTPKESPDDWDTDLEMEEVKHSYDPSGKARYLSACQLFGVVPVSYFLRHMGDSEFIMRHHGLGAQATKAIALSLVTNTSIVNLNLSDNWLEGEGAAAIADMLKENCYISELHLCDNRLALSGAKALSLMLLENITLQKVKLSGNEFDDQVAPYVSEVLMNNQKVESMDLSHNMFGDGSGEILGAAIAENTGMLEINLSWNYFRGKAAVAIAKGLGANIFLRVIDLSYNGFGNDGAAALGEALKVNNVLEEVDISNNRIAIQGAVRFSLCLKENKTLRVLKMARNPMQSDGCFAILKSIQANTESAIESLDFSEIVVNKQFDDLYAAVKTTLPNLSIRLGGNSDMFKRTTYKADPISKVKEYIKKNNLQATGLFENMDVEKSRRATYEDFERNLMNIGVLMPKEEIQQLINFLDQDKKGMIDISEFHKALSS; encoded by the exons ATGGTGCTGAGCAAGAGGTTTTCGAAGGACATCAGTCCAACGCTCCCTTCAGTGGAAGAGGCAAAAGATGCCGAGGAGGAGGAAGTCGGTTACTCCTTAGGAGGAATTCCTAGTAGACCGCCTAGCAGACCGCTGGCCCACCTGAGCCGAGGAAGTGTTGACAACAAA ATTGTACCAAGGTCAGCTAGATCACGGTCCACGACTGAAGAACCTCAGAAGCAGGACATAAATGAGGATATACCCAcaagagaagaaacagaagagacAGTACCAGATAAGCAGCCCAAACACTCTACAACACCTAAAGAAAGTCCTGATGACTGGGACACAGACTTAGAAATGGAAG AAGTCAAACATTCGTATGACCCCTCCGGTAAAGCCAGATACCTCTCAGCCTGCCAGCTATTTGGTGTAGTCCCAGTTTCATACTTCTTGCGTCATATGGGAGACTCCGAGTTCATAATGAGGCATCACGGGCTTGGTGCGCAG GCCACAAAAGCAATTGCTCTATCTTTGGTGACCAACACTTCAATTGTAAACTTAAATCTCAGTGATAACTGGCTGGAAGGAGAAGGGGCAGCTGCAATTGCAGATATGTTAAAGGAAAACTGCTATATTTCAG AGCTACATTTGTGTGACAATAGACTAGCACTGAGCGGTGCCAAAGCACTATCCCTGATGCTGCTGGAGAACATAACACTTCAGAAGGTGAAGCTATCGGGAAATGAGTTTGATGACCAGGTCGCTCCTTATGTTTCTGAAGTCCTAATGAACAATCAGAAGGTGGAATCTATGGATCTCAGCCATAACATGTTTGGAGATGGTTCAG GTGAGATTTTGGGTGCTGCGATTGCTGAAAACACTGGAATGCTGGAAATAAATCTCAGTTGGAACTATTTTCGTGGAAAGGCTGCTGTAGCCATTGCTAAGGGATTAGGG GCCAATATCTTTCTGAGAGTAATAGATCTATCATACAATGGTTTTGGAAATGATGGAGCGGCTGCACTTGGAGAAGCTCTGAAGGTTAATAATGTATTAGAAGAAGTGGATATCAG CAACAACCGGATCGCCATACAAGGGGCTGTACGGTTTTCATTGTGTCTTAAAGAAAACAAAACCCTGAGAGTGCTAAAG ATGGCCAGAAATCCAATGCAAAGTGATGGATGCTTCGCTATTCTAAAGTCAATTCAAGCAAACACAGAGTCCGCTATAGAATCACTTGATTTTTCT GAAATCGTTGTAAATAAACAGTTTGATGATCTGTATGCTGCAGTAAAGACAACTCTGCCAAACCTATCGATCAGACTTGGAGGGAATTCTGACATGTTCAAAAGAACTACATATAAG GCAGATCCAATAAGCAAAGTAAAAGAGTATATAAAGAAAAATAACCTGCAGGCAACTGGATTGTTTGAAAATATGGATGTGGAAAAGAGCCGCCGGGCGACTTATGAAGACTTCGAACGCAACTTAATG AACATTGGGGTTCTTATGCCTAAAGAAGAAATTCAGCAGCTCATCAACTTCCTGGACCAAGACAAGAAAGGCATGATTGATATTAG TGAGTTTCACAAAGCCCTGTCTTCTTGA
- the LRRC74B gene encoding leucine-rich repeat-containing protein 74B isoform X2: MVLSKRFSKDISPTLPSVEEAKDAEEEEVGYSLGGIPSRPPSRPLAHLSRGSVDNKIVPRSARSRSTTEEPQKQDINEDIPTREETEETVPDKQPKHSTTPKESPDDWDTDLEMEEVKHSYDPSGKARYLSACQLFGVVPVSYFLRHMGDSEFIMRHHGLGAQATKAIALSLVTNTSIVNLNLSDNWLEGEGAAAIADMLKENCYISELHLCDNRLALSGAKALSLMLLENITLQKVKLSGNEFDDQVAPYVSEVLMNNQKVESMDLSHNMFGDGSGEILGAAIAENTGMLEINLSWNYFRGKAAVAIAKGLGANIFLRVIDLSYNGFGNDGAAALGEALKVNNVLEEVDISNNRIAIQGAVRFSLCLKENKTLRVLKMARNPMQSDGCFAILKSIQANTESAIESLDFSEIVVNKQFDDLYAAVKTTLPNLSIRLGGNSDMFKRTTYKNIGVLMPKEEIQQLINFLDQDKKGMIDISEFHKALSS, encoded by the exons ATGGTGCTGAGCAAGAGGTTTTCGAAGGACATCAGTCCAACGCTCCCTTCAGTGGAAGAGGCAAAAGATGCCGAGGAGGAGGAAGTCGGTTACTCCTTAGGAGGAATTCCTAGTAGACCGCCTAGCAGACCGCTGGCCCACCTGAGCCGAGGAAGTGTTGACAACAAA ATTGTACCAAGGTCAGCTAGATCACGGTCCACGACTGAAGAACCTCAGAAGCAGGACATAAATGAGGATATACCCAcaagagaagaaacagaagagacAGTACCAGATAAGCAGCCCAAACACTCTACAACACCTAAAGAAAGTCCTGATGACTGGGACACAGACTTAGAAATGGAAG AAGTCAAACATTCGTATGACCCCTCCGGTAAAGCCAGATACCTCTCAGCCTGCCAGCTATTTGGTGTAGTCCCAGTTTCATACTTCTTGCGTCATATGGGAGACTCCGAGTTCATAATGAGGCATCACGGGCTTGGTGCGCAG GCCACAAAAGCAATTGCTCTATCTTTGGTGACCAACACTTCAATTGTAAACTTAAATCTCAGTGATAACTGGCTGGAAGGAGAAGGGGCAGCTGCAATTGCAGATATGTTAAAGGAAAACTGCTATATTTCAG AGCTACATTTGTGTGACAATAGACTAGCACTGAGCGGTGCCAAAGCACTATCCCTGATGCTGCTGGAGAACATAACACTTCAGAAGGTGAAGCTATCGGGAAATGAGTTTGATGACCAGGTCGCTCCTTATGTTTCTGAAGTCCTAATGAACAATCAGAAGGTGGAATCTATGGATCTCAGCCATAACATGTTTGGAGATGGTTCAG GTGAGATTTTGGGTGCTGCGATTGCTGAAAACACTGGAATGCTGGAAATAAATCTCAGTTGGAACTATTTTCGTGGAAAGGCTGCTGTAGCCATTGCTAAGGGATTAGGG GCCAATATCTTTCTGAGAGTAATAGATCTATCATACAATGGTTTTGGAAATGATGGAGCGGCTGCACTTGGAGAAGCTCTGAAGGTTAATAATGTATTAGAAGAAGTGGATATCAG CAACAACCGGATCGCCATACAAGGGGCTGTACGGTTTTCATTGTGTCTTAAAGAAAACAAAACCCTGAGAGTGCTAAAG ATGGCCAGAAATCCAATGCAAAGTGATGGATGCTTCGCTATTCTAAAGTCAATTCAAGCAAACACAGAGTCCGCTATAGAATCACTTGATTTTTCT GAAATCGTTGTAAATAAACAGTTTGATGATCTGTATGCTGCAGTAAAGACAACTCTGCCAAACCTATCGATCAGACTTGGAGGGAATTCTGACATGTTCAAAAGAACTACATATAAG AACATTGGGGTTCTTATGCCTAAAGAAGAAATTCAGCAGCTCATCAACTTCCTGGACCAAGACAAGAAAGGCATGATTGATATTAG TGAGTTTCACAAAGCCCTGTCTTCTTGA